The Acidobacteriota bacterium region TGACCCGCTATCTCCAAACTGGTAAAGCGGAACATATCATGGACGAGATGTCGGAGCGAGCGCATTGCGGAGCGACCGATTCGATTATTTCCTTGGCCAAGTGGCACCGGGGCCACACGGGCCGGCTGCACGTGGTGGTGAACTATGGAGTCGGTCTTCATTTGGGGGCATGCATTTTGCGCGAGGAAGGTGCTATGCCGGCGGTATCCAATTCGAGGTCTGCCGGCAGCTCATGACTCAATGGGGAATGACTCCAGACGGTGTTGAAATAGCACACCGAGAGGGATTTTTCTCCGCGGCCAAAAATCGAATCCTGCAGGTGCTGGCTTGTCATTCTCCAGGTGCGACTACCTGGCGGGTTTGGCTGCATCGATGGCGCGGAGTTGATATCGGGAAGGATGTCTGGATCGGCTATGACGCCATCATCGAAACGTCGTGGCCGGAGTTAGTCACGATCCGTGATCGGGCAACGATTCAGATACGTGCGACGATCATCGCGCACTTTCGCGAGCGACGAGGTGTAGTCATTGAGGAAGATGCAACCGTCGGGCCGGGCGCGATCATCTTACCAAACGTTACGATCGGGAAGGGTGCGATTGTGGCCGCTGGGAGCGTAGTTACAAAGTCCGTGCCGGCGCGAACCGTCGTGCAAGGCAATCCCGCCCGGCCCATCGCCACGGTTGATCTGCCGTTGAGGTTAGACGTTTCGCTGAAGGAATTTTCCAAGCACCTTCGCCCGATTCGAACGGAAGAAAGCCGGGATGCTGCAACTTAGCCGCCTCCAAGGCAGGAGCGTGAATTGAGTGGAATCAACTTCCCGGGAAAATACATGTCCTCGCCTAAACCGGCGCTACTGATGGCCAGTGTGGGCCTGGCTGCGTGGGCCACGGGACGGGTGTTCAACATACAGGCCGGATGAGCTGGAATGCTTATCTTGGGCTTGTGACTTTCTCATTTGTCTGTCTGCTGGTGAGCGGCGGGTTTTTCTCCTCGACCGGCGAACCGCTTAGCTGAGGCGCTTTCGCGGAAGAGTACCGAGGAACTCCATGCGAAGGATCTACGTGCAGATGAAATCTCATCTTGATCGAGAAAACAATTCATATTTGAGCAGCCGCGAACCCGAGAGAGGCCAATCTACCTAGATCACAGGCAACGCCATCGTGCCGATTCCTGCCGCACGAGGTCGGAACGTAGATCGCGGTGTTTTTTATCTTGCCTATCAACAAGCTTATGGAGTAAACAAGCCCACATGACGCGAAAGAGAACAAGCATTTGCGACAATCTAAAGCCCAGCACGCAAGCAATTTGTGGCAAGAACGGCGAACTAGGAGGCGTTCATTGCTGCTTCGCGCTGATAGCGATTGCAGCGCTCGCCTGCGCTGGATGCCAGACGAAGTGGCCGCCTTTGCCGTACCCACCAGGTCCTTACACTGCTGTAAGACTTTCCCCCGGAGATACGATCAAGATTGCGTTCGCCGAAAACGCCGATCTGGACCAAACACAAAAAATTCGCCGCGACGGCAAAGTAAGTTTGCCGCTGATC contains the following coding sequences:
- a CDS encoding acetyltransferase, translating into MHFARGRCYAGGIQFEVCRQLMTQWGMTPDGVEIAHREGFFSAAKNRILQVLACHSPGATTWRVWLHRWRGVDIGKDVWIGYDAIIETSWPELVTIRDRATIQIRATIIAHFRERRGVVIEEDATVGPGAIILPNVTIGKGAIVAAGSVVTKSVPARTVVQGNPARPIATVDLPLRLDVSLKEFSKHLRPIRTEESRDAAT